The stretch of DNA CCCCCGACGCCCTCGGCGGCCTGTCGCCGCTGGGTGAACAGGCCGTGGGCCGGCTCAACGACCTGGGCGTGATCATCGATGTCTCGCAGATGTCTACCCTGGCGCTGGAAGACGTCGCCCGCCTGAGCCGCGCGCCGATGGTCGCCTCGCACTCGGCACCGCGTGCACTGGTGGACATCCCGCGCAACCTCAGCGACCACGAGCTGCAAGCGATCAAGCACAGCGGCGGCGTGGTTCAGGTGGTGGGCTTCCCGGCCTACCTCAAGCCGCTGAGCCAGGGCACCCTGGACAAGCTCAACACCCTGCGCAAGCGCTTCGACCTGCAGCCGCTGAACGGCCTGGCCAACGCCCTGATGCCGGGCGACGCGATCATTTCCATCTGGCCGGAAAAGAAGTTCGGCGAGTACGCCAGCGCGCTCTACGCCATCCTCGACGAAGAGCCCCGCGCCACAGTCAAGGACATGGTCGACGCCATCGACTACACGGTGCGCAAGATCGGCATCGACCACGTCGGCATCGCCTCCGACTTCAACGATGGCGGCGGCGTCACCGGCTGGATGAACGTCGGCGAGTCGCGCAATGTCACCGCCGAGCTGATCCAGCGCGGTTACTCCGACGCCGATATCGCCAAGCTGTGGGGCGGTAACTTCCTGCGCGTGTGGGAAGAGGTGCAACGCCTGGCCAAACCCGGCACCAACACTCAAGCGGAGCGTGGCTGATGAACGACCGTCGCAGCTTTCTCAAGCAGGCAGGCGTGCTTGCCGCCGCCCTGCCCCTGACCGGCAGTTTTGCCCAGACCGCACTGGCTGCCACGCCTGTGGCAAACCCCGGCCAGAACAAATGGCAGGCCCTGCGCCAGCAGTTCGACCTGGACCCGGCCTACCTGCACTTCTGCAATTTCCTGCTTGCCTCCCACCCCCGTGTGGTCAGCGAGGCCATCGCCCGCTTCCGTGCGCGGCTGGACCAGAACCCGGGCGAAATGGTCGACTGGGACCGCGAGGAACTTTGGGGCTATGAAAACGAAGTGCGCGCGTGGGCCGGCCGCTACTTCGGCGTGCAGCCGGGCCAGGTGGCCCTGACCGGCAGCACCACCGATGGTTTGTCGATGATCTACGGCGGCCTGCAGGTAGCGCCGGGCAAGGAGATCCTGGTCAGCGCCCACGAGCACTACTCCACCAACACCCGCCTGGCCTACCGCGAACGGCTGATGGGCACCCAGGTGCGCCGGGTGGCGCTGTTCAAGGAACCGCAATTGGCCTCGGTGGACGAAATGCTCGGCAATATCCGCCAGGCCATCCGCCCGGAAACCCGCGTGCTCGGCATGACCTGGGTGCAGTCCGGCAGCGGTGTCAAGCTGCCGATCCGTGAAGTCGGCGAACTGGTGAAAACCGTCAACCAGAGCCGCGACGAGCAGGACCGGATCATTTACGTGGTCGACGGCGTACACGGCTTCGGCATCGAGGACGTGAACTTCGCCGACTTCAACTGCGATTACTTCATCGCCGGCACCCACAAGTGGCTGTTCGGCCCACGCGGTACCGGCGTGATCATCGCCCGCGAAACAAAGCCCCAGCCCTATCTGGTGCCCAGCCTGCCGACCTTCACCAAGGGCGAGAACTTCGGCACCTTGATGACCCCCGGTGGCTACCACGCCTTCGACCATCGCCTGGCCCTGGGCAAGGCGTTCGAACTGCACCTGCAACTGGGCAAGGCCGATGTCCAGGCCCGCGTGCACCAGCTCAACGACTACCTCAAGCAGCGCCTCGCCGAGCACTCCAAGGTGCAGCTGGTGACGCCACGCAGCAGCCAGCTTTCCGCAGGCTTCACCTTCTTCCGCGTCGAGGGCCGCGATTGCGACGCCGTCGCCCGCCACCTGATGGCCAACAAGGTGATCAGCGATGCCGTCGACCGTGATGTCGGCCCGGTAGTGCGCCTGGCCCCGAGCCTGCTCAACGACGAAGCCGAGATCGACCGGGTGATGGCCATCCTCGCCCCGCAACTCGCCTGACCTTTCGCCTTTCAAGAGAACCGCCATGCACATGTTCAAGCCCCTGGCCCTGATGGCCGCCCTGCTCGCCAGCGCCCCGGCCTTTGCCGCCGGCACGCACACACCCGGCAAAACCTTCAAGGACTGCAAGGACTGCCCCGAAATGGTCGTGCTGCCCGCCGGCAGCTTCACCATGGGCGTACCGGATGACGAAGTCGGCCGCCAGCCCGACGAAGGCCCGATGCACACCGTGACCTTCGCCAAACCCTTCGCCATCAGCCAGTTCCAGGTGCAGGCCAAGCAGTTGCAGGCCTGGCAACGCGAAGCCAAGGTCACCCTGCCTGACGGCGACGACCGCCCAGGGCGCCGTTGCACCAACGGCAAGCCCAGCTACCCGCAAGGCCCCGACCAGCCGGCGGTGTGCATCAGCTATGACGAGGTCAAGGCCTACGTGGCCTGGCTGTCGAAGAAGACCGGCAAGCATTACCGCATGCTCAGCGAAGCCGAGCGCGAATACGGCGCCCGCGCAGGCTCCAGCGGCCCGTTCCCGTTCCCCTTCGATGAAGGCAAGGAATACAGCATCGCCAAGCACGCCAACACCTATGGCGCCGCCGACGGTTACAACTACACCTCGCCCGCCGGCAGCTTCCCGGCCAACGCCTTCGGCCTCTACGACATGCACGGCAACGTCTACGAATGGGTTGCCGACTGCCGCCACGACAGCTACGTCGGCGCGCCCGGCGATGGCAGCGCGTGGATGGAAGCGAGCTGCGAGTACAACCACATCCGCGGCAACGACTACAGCGAAGCGCCGGTGTTCTCCCGCTCGGGCAACCGCAATTACCGCGAACCCTATGTGCGCGGTGACTGGCTGGGCTTCCGGGTAGCCCGCGAGCTCTGAGCAACACCCCTCTGCCAGGTACCGCCAGCGCTACCTGACTTGCCCGGGCGCACGGCCCGGGCCGGCTAAATCACAGCCCCCCTCACACGTCTTTTCACTGGGCAACCAGCCCACACGGCGCTCGCACGCGCAGCGCCGAAACCGCATCCGCGTACCCACCAGGAATTCACCATGAACCGATCGACCCCTGGCGCACTCCGCGAACTCCTCGGCCTGCTCAAGCCTTACCGACTGATCGTCGCCCTGGCCGTCGTGCTGGGGATCGTCGGCGGCCTGTGCATCACCTTGCTGCTCGCCAACATCAACAACCTGCTGCATGCCCCCGGCGCCATCACCTGGGGCGTGGTACTGGCGTTCGCCGGTATCTGCCTGCTCGCCCTGTGCGCGTCCATCGCCTCGGACATCGGCACCAACTATGTCGGCCAGCATGTGATCGCCAGGCTGCGCCGCGACCTCGGCGAA from Pseudomonas putida encodes:
- the pvdM gene encoding pyoverdine-tailoring dipeptidase-like protein PvdM, which translates into the protein MNTTRLRKAPYLAALALILTLAGAAAWYFFIYLPAGYPREVMKHAEELQERIISFDSHITVPLNFGTEGKEADKDGSGQFDLVKAGRGRLSGAALTIFGWPEIWNGANAPHRPTAAFVDEARQQQEMRYKILTGMVRDYPNQVAIAYTPADFRRLHGEGKFAIFLSMLNAYPLGHDLNALDTWAARGMRMFGFSYVGNNAWADSSRPLPFLNDTPDALGGLSPLGEQAVGRLNDLGVIIDVSQMSTLALEDVARLSRAPMVASHSAPRALVDIPRNLSDHELQAIKHSGGVVQVVGFPAYLKPLSQGTLDKLNTLRKRFDLQPLNGLANALMPGDAIISIWPEKKFGEYASALYAILDEEPRATVKDMVDAIDYTVRKIGIDHVGIASDFNDGGGVTGWMNVGESRNVTAELIQRGYSDADIAKLWGGNFLRVWEEVQRLAKPGTNTQAERG
- the pvdN gene encoding pyoverdine-tailoring periplasmic protein PvdN, whose protein sequence is MNDRRSFLKQAGVLAAALPLTGSFAQTALAATPVANPGQNKWQALRQQFDLDPAYLHFCNFLLASHPRVVSEAIARFRARLDQNPGEMVDWDREELWGYENEVRAWAGRYFGVQPGQVALTGSTTDGLSMIYGGLQVAPGKEILVSAHEHYSTNTRLAYRERLMGTQVRRVALFKEPQLASVDEMLGNIRQAIRPETRVLGMTWVQSGSGVKLPIREVGELVKTVNQSRDEQDRIIYVVDGVHGFGIEDVNFADFNCDYFIAGTHKWLFGPRGTGVIIARETKPQPYLVPSLPTFTKGENFGTLMTPGGYHAFDHRLALGKAFELHLQLGKADVQARVHQLNDYLKQRLAEHSKVQLVTPRSSQLSAGFTFFRVEGRDCDAVARHLMANKVISDAVDRDVGPVVRLAPSLLNDEAEIDRVMAILAPQLA
- a CDS encoding formylglycine-generating enzyme family protein, which encodes MHMFKPLALMAALLASAPAFAAGTHTPGKTFKDCKDCPEMVVLPAGSFTMGVPDDEVGRQPDEGPMHTVTFAKPFAISQFQVQAKQLQAWQREAKVTLPDGDDRPGRRCTNGKPSYPQGPDQPAVCISYDEVKAYVAWLSKKTGKHYRMLSEAEREYGARAGSSGPFPFPFDEGKEYSIAKHANTYGAADGYNYTSPAGSFPANAFGLYDMHGNVYEWVADCRHDSYVGAPGDGSAWMEASCEYNHIRGNDYSEAPVFSRSGNRNYREPYVRGDWLGFRVAREL